Proteins encoded within one genomic window of Bombus vancouverensis nearcticus chromosome 4, iyBomVanc1_principal, whole genome shotgun sequence:
- the LOC117166718 gene encoding uncharacterized protein LOC117166718 isoform X1 — MSKNSTVDILQPLPFEKWSLIKKKVEHNWPHFAYYYYWIENAIVWKKRNPNISIQMYCPYGDDEQGTFLGISNFSEYNVLIFTLHPNSDIINKVLTETKVIDYNQQVNFVTVHECFISSVLTALENLKHLRNVETNLVLSFNYYFKPAEECIKTKTWIPNECYIKPLDKSNIPLIHSVWPHRDVENPQLSLKYLSTLVEMNGGIGLYLKEDDSLVSWCMQNDWHGLSIVQTVEEHRGKGYAKIVVNMLSKKFAEQGISTVLFIVKGNTTSENMFKKLGWKVVAPLVFIMLKRQVANPDSDTQN, encoded by the exons ATGTCAAAAAATTCTACTGTAGATATTTTACAACCTTTACCATTTGAAAAATGGTctcttattaaaaaaaaagtagagCATAACTGGCCACATTTTGCATAT tATTATTACTGGATTGAAAATGCTATTGTATGGAAAAAAAGGAATCCAAATATATCTATTCAAATGTATTGCCCATATGGAGATGATGAACAAGGAACTTTCCTTGGGATAAGCAAT ttttcaGAATATAATGTACTAATATTTACACTGCATCCAAACAgtgatattataaataaagtgTTAACAGAAACCAAAGTCATAGATTATAATCAACAAGTAAACTTTGTTACAGTTCATGAATGTTTTATATCTAGTGTACTGACTGCACTAGAGAATCTGAAACATTTGAGAAATGTAGAAACAAATCTAGTGTTGtcatttaactattattttaAGCCTGCTGAAGAGTGTATAAAAACAAAGACTTG GATACCAAATGAATGTTATATAAAACCTCTGGATAAATCAAACATTCCATTAATACATTCTGTATGGCCACACAGAGATGTGGAGAACCCACAGTTATCCCTAAAATACTTAAGTACACTGGTAGAAATGAATGGTGGAATAGGACTATATTTAAAAGAAGATGATTCTTTAGTTTCTTGGTGCATGCAAAATGATTGGCATGGATTATCAATAGTACAAACTGTAGAGGAACATAGAGGAAAAGGTTATGCAAAAATAGTAGTAAATATGCTTTCAAAGAAGTTTGCAGAACAAGGGATTTCTACAGTACTATTTATTGTTAAAGGAAACACAACATCtgaaaatatgtttaaaaaacTTGGCTGGAAAGTAGTTGCACCATTGGTTTTTATAATGCTTAAAAGACAAGTAGCAAATCCTGACAGTGACACTCAAAATTGA
- the LOC117166718 gene encoding uncharacterized protein LOC117166718 isoform X2 has translation MYCPYGDDEQGTFLGISNFSEYNVLIFTLHPNSDIINKVLTETKVIDYNQQVNFVTVHECFISSVLTALENLKHLRNVETNLVLSFNYYFKPAEECIKTKTWIPNECYIKPLDKSNIPLIHSVWPHRDVENPQLSLKYLSTLVEMNGGIGLYLKEDDSLVSWCMQNDWHGLSIVQTVEEHRGKGYAKIVVNMLSKKFAEQGISTVLFIVKGNTTSENMFKKLGWKVVAPLVFIMLKRQVANPDSDTQN, from the exons ATGTATTGCCCATATGGAGATGATGAACAAGGAACTTTCCTTGGGATAAGCAAT ttttcaGAATATAATGTACTAATATTTACACTGCATCCAAACAgtgatattataaataaagtgTTAACAGAAACCAAAGTCATAGATTATAATCAACAAGTAAACTTTGTTACAGTTCATGAATGTTTTATATCTAGTGTACTGACTGCACTAGAGAATCTGAAACATTTGAGAAATGTAGAAACAAATCTAGTGTTGtcatttaactattattttaAGCCTGCTGAAGAGTGTATAAAAACAAAGACTTG GATACCAAATGAATGTTATATAAAACCTCTGGATAAATCAAACATTCCATTAATACATTCTGTATGGCCACACAGAGATGTGGAGAACCCACAGTTATCCCTAAAATACTTAAGTACACTGGTAGAAATGAATGGTGGAATAGGACTATATTTAAAAGAAGATGATTCTTTAGTTTCTTGGTGCATGCAAAATGATTGGCATGGATTATCAATAGTACAAACTGTAGAGGAACATAGAGGAAAAGGTTATGCAAAAATAGTAGTAAATATGCTTTCAAAGAAGTTTGCAGAACAAGGGATTTCTACAGTACTATTTATTGTTAAAGGAAACACAACATCtgaaaatatgtttaaaaaacTTGGCTGGAAAGTAGTTGCACCATTGGTTTTTATAATGCTTAAAAGACAAGTAGCAAATCCTGACAGTGACACTCAAAATTGA
- the MED8 gene encoding mediator complex subunit 8, protein MQREEKQLDSALEAIIMRVNDLKTAIAAMIFKLEHEYETLNWPNFLDNFALISGHLTSLSKILGHDKAPNLRNLTVLPLRLSPEKDEELLRLTEGRIPTFAHDLVPDYLRTKVEPQAEQKMMQLETKAANVNFEASHKHMGQYTKVINNIWDVANKAREEWESEAGSRATQAQTSSTADTHALVAAVGMGKGLKSDSVQMVQSGVNSVPSGMMVGRPGNQQQAPGQGSLGNPSMGQMSKAPSAIKTNIKAASQIHPYR, encoded by the exons atgcaaagagaagaaaagcaACTGGATTCCGCTTTGGAGGCTATTATTATGAGAGTAAATGATTTAAAGACTGCAATTGCTGCAATGATATTTAAATTGGAACACGAATATGAAACATTGAATTGGCCAAATTTTCTGGACAATTTTGCACTTATTTCAGGACAT TTGACCAGTCTCTCAAAAATTCTTGGACATGATAAAGCACCAAATTTAAGGAACTTAACAGTTTTACCATTAAGATTAAGTCCAGAGAAAGATGAAGAATTGCTTCGTTTAACCGAAGGTAGAATTCCCACATTTGCTCATGATTTAGTACCAGATTATCTACGAACTAAAGTGGAACCTCAAGCAGAACAAAAAATGATGCAGCTTGAAACAAAAGCTGCAAATGTAAATTTTGAAGCATCACAT aaaCATATGGGTCAGTACACAAAAGTCATTAATAATATATGGGATGTAGCAAATAAGGCGCGTGAGGAATGGGAAAGTGAAGCTGGATCTAGAGCAACTCAAGCCCAGACAAGTAGTACTGCAGATACTCATGCTCTTGTAGCAGCTGTGGGTATGGGTAAAGGTTTAAAG TCTGATTCTGTGCAAATGGTTCAATCTGGTGTAAATTCTGTGCCAAGTGGGATGATGGTAGGTAGGCCTGGAAATCAACAACAAGCTCCAGGACAAGGATCTTTAGGAAATCCATCTA TGGGACAAATGAGTAAAGCTCCAAGTGCAATCAAAACTAATATTAAAGCAGCATCACAAATTCATCCATacagataa